A single Cucumis melo cultivar AY chromosome 4, USDA_Cmelo_AY_1.0, whole genome shotgun sequence DNA region contains:
- the LOC103503558 gene encoding dolichyl-diphosphooligosaccharide--protein glycosyltransferase subunit 4A, with translation MFDDQDLGFFANFLGIFIFVLVIAFHYVMADPKYEGN, from the coding sequence ATGTTTGATGATCAAGATCTCGGCTTTTTCGCAAATTTTCTCGGAATCTTTATATTTGTATTAGTAATAGCATTTCACTATGTGATGGCTGATCCAAAATATGAGGGCAACTAA